One genomic segment of Streptomyces sp. RKND-216 includes these proteins:
- a CDS encoding peptidoglycan-binding protein gives MAAVGESTTDRREAIAGHRKSVSDAGDKNTLLDAIGKLLDVSAPVGSPSTLDGLAKTYKSQADDAGDVQTRVEAVARSGLPSVWVGGTGARAAEVVAAAGRSAEQMEEAFRKASKALYDLSDALTSAQSTDESGRGQLRRARTILGGEDGFFDDWVEKDAEEEERKRAQKIAVGGADELHAAAVKADDAARTAARVLNKFASEARAGQMRTDEISAADRLVLADIGQVGGPLEQNELLTANDLERSGRHLEKMSPQEQVEFERMLADSGSPQERAYLVKALAAGYSLDEVGEFRDKIHGKDPVWLQEHLSPITTGYGSKVGTEDQTFAAGRGDENWSQEGATCVPSSTVTARAMVDPVYALELTGGPSGQEDDPQAFRERLGDEQMRLHEEGDGNYDGWFSDTPAGMDNEGKTEIVNDEISPHTGSGYEFEETRSADARRDVLPEIEKSVAEGKPVPIGVEGYGPNGREGHAMMIVGQEGDMLQIYNPWGTTTWVSEDDFVNGNMQAASDERFPDAYAVHLPAD, from the coding sequence ATGGCCGCAGTAGGCGAATCCACCACCGACCGCAGGGAAGCGATAGCCGGACACCGGAAGTCCGTCTCCGACGCCGGGGACAAGAACACCCTGCTCGACGCGATCGGCAAACTGCTCGACGTCTCGGCACCCGTCGGCTCCCCGAGCACGCTGGACGGCCTCGCGAAGACGTACAAGAGCCAGGCCGACGACGCCGGGGACGTGCAGACCCGCGTCGAAGCGGTGGCCAGGTCCGGCCTCCCCTCGGTCTGGGTGGGCGGCACGGGCGCCAGGGCCGCCGAGGTTGTGGCCGCCGCCGGCCGTTCCGCCGAGCAGATGGAGGAGGCGTTCCGCAAGGCGTCGAAGGCGCTGTACGACCTGTCCGACGCCCTGACCTCCGCGCAGTCGACCGACGAGTCCGGCCGCGGCCAGCTGCGTCGGGCCCGCACCATCCTCGGCGGCGAGGACGGCTTCTTCGACGACTGGGTGGAGAAGGACGCCGAGGAGGAGGAACGCAAGCGTGCTCAGAAGATCGCCGTCGGGGGCGCGGACGAGCTGCACGCGGCGGCCGTCAAGGCGGACGACGCGGCGCGGACGGCCGCGCGGGTGCTCAACAAGTTCGCCTCCGAGGCGCGCGCCGGACAGATGCGGACGGACGAGATCTCCGCCGCCGACCGCCTCGTCCTCGCCGACATCGGCCAGGTCGGCGGCCCGCTGGAGCAGAACGAGCTCCTGACGGCCAACGACCTGGAACGGTCGGGGCGTCACCTGGAGAAGATGAGCCCGCAGGAGCAGGTCGAGTTCGAACGGATGCTCGCCGACTCCGGGTCCCCTCAGGAACGCGCCTACCTCGTCAAGGCACTCGCGGCGGGCTACAGCCTCGACGAGGTCGGGGAGTTCCGCGACAAGATCCACGGCAAGGACCCGGTCTGGCTCCAGGAACACCTATCGCCCATCACGACGGGCTACGGCAGCAAGGTCGGCACCGAGGATCAGACGTTCGCGGCGGGGCGCGGAGACGAGAACTGGTCACAGGAGGGAGCCACGTGTGTGCCCTCCTCAACGGTCACGGCCCGTGCCATGGTCGACCCCGTGTACGCGCTGGAGCTGACCGGAGGGCCTTCGGGCCAGGAGGACGATCCTCAGGCGTTCAGAGAACGTCTCGGCGACGAGCAGATGCGCTTGCACGAAGAGGGAGACGGCAACTACGACGGCTGGTTCTCCGACACCCCTGCGGGCATGGACAACGAGGGGAAGACCGAGATCGTCAACGACGAGATCAGCCCGCATACCGGAAGCGGCTACGAGTTCGAGGAGACCCGCAGCGCGGACGCCCGCCGGGACGTGCTGCCGGAGATCGAGAAGTCCGTGGCCGAGGGCAAGCCGGTGCCGATCGGCGTGGAGGGCTACGGCCCGAACGGCCGTGAGGGGCACGCAATGATGATCGTCGGCCAGGAGGGCGACATGCTGCAGATCTACAACCCGTGGGGAACCACGACATGGGTAAGTGAGGACGACTTCGTCAACGGCAACATGCAGGCGGCTTCCGACGAACGGTTCCCCGACGCCTACGCCGTTCATCTGCCCGCCGACTGA
- a CDS encoding WXG100 family type VII secretion target yields MSGEAGNGYEVRKSGMAGEAGKLDRAGDDVGDIRKAVDMQVCYPADTLGGSDSGPAHDGFADAWQAEAKVLEAALHELADKVRISQQNYQGADAFAQNGLNSAVGGDGLTTMPAPATLPHPGVTGGPAPGERPAVIGDPPLVGGPVPGERPAALGDPPLVGGPAPARHTPPGLADFG; encoded by the coding sequence ATGTCCGGCGAGGCGGGGAACGGTTACGAGGTCCGGAAGAGCGGCATGGCCGGCGAGGCCGGCAAGCTCGACCGGGCGGGCGACGACGTCGGCGACATCCGCAAGGCGGTCGACATGCAGGTGTGCTACCCGGCCGACACGCTGGGCGGCTCGGACTCGGGCCCGGCCCACGACGGTTTCGCCGACGCCTGGCAGGCCGAGGCGAAGGTGTTGGAGGCCGCGTTGCACGAGCTGGCGGACAAGGTCCGCATCTCGCAGCAGAACTACCAGGGCGCCGACGCCTTCGCGCAGAACGGGCTGAACTCGGCCGTCGGCGGAGACGGCCTGACGACGATGCCCGCCCCGGCCACGCTCCCCCACCCGGGGGTCACCGGCGGACCGGCGCCCGGCGAACGCCCCGCAGTCATCGGCGACCCGCCGCTCGTCGGTGGGCCCGTGCCCGGCGAACGCCCCGCCGCCCTCGGCGACCCGCCCCTCGTCGGCGGACCCGCACCGGCCAGGCACACGCCCCCGGGCCTCGCCGACTTCGGCTGA
- the recN gene encoding DNA repair protein RecN, producing MVVSVLQEMRIKDLGVIDDAVVELSPGFTAVTGETGAGKTMVVTSLGLLLGGRADAALVRVGARSAVVEGRIVVAPDAPAAVRAAEAGAELDEDALLVSRTVSAEGRSRAHVGGRSVPVGLLSDLGDDLVAVHGQTDQQGLLRPSRQRQALDRYAGDAVAGPLAAWGEAYKRLRSVTLELEALTTRARERAQEADLLRFGIEEIAAAEPRAGEDGELAAEAERLRHAEALASAAATAHGALAGDPADPEGVDANALVAGAHRALEAVRAHDPALAALADRLSEVSILLTDVAGELAGYADDLDADPLRLAAVEERRATLTQLTRKYADDIAGVLTWSERSAARLTELEGDDDRIGELAAERDALRTELAGLAAQLTEARTGAAKRFADAVTGELGELAMPHARVSFALRRTEDPQGLEIDGGAYAYGPHGTDEVELLLAPHPGAPPRPVAKGASGGELSRVMLAVEVVFADSDPVPTYLFDEVDAGVGGKAAVEVGRRLARLARSAQVVVVTHLPQVAAFADRHLVVEKTDDGSVTRSGVQAMDGEDRVRELSRMLAGQEDSELARAHAEELLEAARAEA from the coding sequence ATGGTCGTATCCGTGTTGCAGGAGATGCGGATCAAGGACCTCGGCGTGATCGACGACGCCGTCGTCGAGCTGTCGCCCGGTTTCACTGCGGTGACCGGCGAGACCGGCGCGGGCAAGACCATGGTCGTCACCAGCCTCGGCCTGCTGCTCGGGGGCCGTGCCGACGCCGCCCTGGTGCGGGTCGGAGCCAGGTCCGCCGTCGTGGAGGGCCGCATCGTCGTCGCACCGGACGCCCCCGCGGCCGTACGGGCCGCCGAGGCGGGCGCCGAACTGGACGAGGACGCGCTGCTGGTCAGCCGTACCGTCTCTGCCGAGGGCCGCTCCCGGGCCCACGTCGGTGGCCGGTCCGTCCCGGTCGGGCTGCTCTCCGACCTGGGTGACGACCTGGTCGCGGTGCACGGCCAGACCGACCAGCAGGGGCTGCTGCGCCCCTCCCGCCAGCGCCAGGCGCTGGACCGGTACGCGGGCGACGCCGTCGCCGGGCCGCTCGCCGCCTGGGGCGAGGCCTACAAGCGGCTGCGCTCGGTCACGCTGGAGCTGGAGGCGTTGACCACCCGGGCCCGCGAGCGGGCGCAGGAGGCCGACCTCCTGAGGTTCGGCATCGAGGAGATCGCCGCCGCCGAGCCCCGCGCGGGGGAGGACGGCGAGCTGGCCGCCGAGGCGGAACGTCTCCGCCACGCCGAGGCCCTCGCCTCGGCCGCCGCCACGGCGCACGGCGCGCTCGCCGGCGACCCCGCCGATCCCGAGGGCGTGGACGCGAACGCGCTGGTCGCGGGCGCCCACCGCGCGCTGGAGGCGGTACGCGCCCACGACCCGGCGCTGGCCGCCCTCGCCGACCGGCTGAGCGAGGTGTCCATCCTGCTCACCGACGTCGCCGGGGAACTCGCCGGCTACGCCGACGACCTGGACGCCGACCCGCTCCGTCTCGCCGCGGTCGAGGAGCGCCGAGCCACTCTGACGCAGCTCACCCGCAAGTACGCCGACGACATCGCGGGCGTCCTCACCTGGTCCGAACGCAGCGCCGCCCGGCTCACCGAACTCGAGGGCGACGACGACCGGATCGGCGAACTCGCCGCGGAACGCGACGCGCTGCGCACCGAGCTGGCCGGTCTGGCCGCACAGCTCACCGAGGCACGTACGGGCGCGGCGAAGCGGTTCGCGGACGCGGTGACCGGCGAGCTGGGCGAACTGGCCATGCCGCACGCCCGGGTGTCGTTCGCGCTGCGCCGCACGGAGGACCCGCAGGGTCTGGAGATCGACGGTGGCGCCTACGCCTACGGGCCGCACGGCACCGACGAGGTGGAGCTGCTGCTCGCCCCGCATCCCGGGGCGCCGCCCCGGCCGGTCGCCAAGGGCGCCTCCGGTGGCGAACTGTCCCGGGTCATGCTGGCCGTCGAGGTCGTGTTCGCGGACTCGGACCCGGTGCCGACGTACCTGTTCGACGAGGTCGACGCGGGAGTGGGCGGCAAGGCGGCGGTCGAGGTGGGGCGACGCCTGGCCCGGCTGGCCCGTTCCGCGCAGGTCGTGGTCGTCACCCATCTCCCGCAGGTGGCGGCGTTCGCCGACCGGCACCTGGTGGTGGAGAAGACCGACGACGGCAGCGTCACGCGCAGCGGCGTGCAGGCGATGGACGGGGAGGACCGGGTGCGGGAGCTGTCGCGGATGCTCGCCGGTCAGGAGGACTCGGAGCTGGCGCGGGCGCACGCGGAGGAACTGCTGGAGGCCGCCCGCGCCGAGGCGTGA
- a CDS encoding trypsin-like serine protease, protein MCRRSAWWRRKRAPLRRGVRRRLRHRAAHRRHRQLPAGAVRQLVQTAARVNSGDSGGALFAGRTAFGITSGMGGGSSYFQPVREVLNRYNVRIN, encoded by the coding sequence GTGTGCCGGCGCAGCGCCTGGTGGCGGCGGAAGAGGGCGCCGCTTCGGCGAGGCGTCCGGCGCCGGCTGCGGCACCGTGCAGCGCACCGGCGTCACCGTCAACTACCCGCAGGGGCAGTGCGCCAGCTCGTCCAGACCGCCGCCAGGGTGAACTCCGGCGACTCCGGCGGCGCTCTGTTCGCCGGCCGCACCGCATTCGGCATCACCTCCGGCATGGGCGGCGGAAGCTCCTACTTCCAGCCCGTGCGTGAGGTCCTCAACCGCTACAACGTCCGCATCAACTGA
- a CDS encoding bacterial transcriptional activator domain-containing protein, which produces MEHRAGSYRIAHEVRVTADFARFEAQVGTARRSTGRARRQACEDALALYRGGLLPGFGQDWVRRERERLALDWLWALEGHAAGLLATGACEEAEVHARHVIGHDPLRERAWRVLMEVCARQDRRAEAVRSYLLLRERLREELATESSPATQRLYTAITGDRRPGAVG; this is translated from the coding sequence GTGGAGCACCGTGCCGGCTCCTACCGCATCGCCCACGAGGTGCGCGTCACCGCCGACTTCGCGCGGTTCGAGGCCCAGGTCGGGACGGCCCGGCGCAGCACGGGCCGGGCGCGCCGCCAGGCCTGCGAGGACGCCCTGGCGCTGTACCGGGGCGGCCTCCTCCCCGGCTTCGGCCAGGACTGGGTCCGCCGGGAACGCGAACGGCTTGCGCTGGACTGGCTGTGGGCGCTGGAGGGGCATGCAGCCGGCCTCCTCGCCACCGGCGCCTGCGAGGAGGCCGAAGTGCACGCCCGCCACGTCATCGGCCACGACCCGCTGCGCGAGCGCGCCTGGCGCGTCCTGATGGAGGTCTGCGCACGGCAGGACAGACGCGCCGAGGCCGTACGGAGCTACCTGCTGCTGCGCGAACGGCTGCGGGAGGAGCTGGCGACCGAATCCTCGCCCGCCACCCAGCGGCTCTACACGGCGATCACGGGAGACCGGCGGCCCGGCGCGGTCGGATGA